Below is a genomic region from Medicago truncatula cultivar Jemalong A17 chromosome 3, MtrunA17r5.0-ANR, whole genome shotgun sequence.
gttagttttattttactaaaccGATACTcgtgacaaattttttttttttacaaaaccgaCACTCATGATATACTTCATTTCAAGCTATCACCATTGAATGAAATATGACAAGCTAATCAAGACAGCGGGACAGGGGTTGGTCCTTCCATACCTGCCTTATAGGGTTAGTTATTAATGTTAATTAAGAACGTGGAACAGGGTTGGTCAATCCATCCCCACCTCGTAAGGTCATTAGTTACACagttaatcaaaataaacaagagtgttttttttttttttctttcttttttatattatttttgtcaaataattttaataactaGAAAAATCCATCTGTTAAATgaataagttataaatttacGATTTGAATTCAACCACCGCATATAAAATGCGACGTTTCTATCAATTGATCATATCTGCCAAGTTAAATAAGGGTGTTTAAatttatacatataatttttttttttgaatattacCGAATTTCTTTAAATCTTGTTGTGGTccaatcaaatttaataaataaattgcattttattatatgcaTTAAAtatgacaacaacaacaatttattgtGATGCATTGCGATGAAAATGACAACAACAAGCATTACAACCATCAAAAGCATTACATCTAAAGCCAAATTAAGCCCTCTAAGCCAAAGAGTTTGAAACTAATTTGAAGGATGGAACACACCAATTGCAGCAACTAACATAACAACaaaactacaacaacaacatggcCTAAATCGTCCATATCGTGAAGCTTAAAATCCAATCGAACAAAGCCCACTAAAGATGGTGGCGTGGACTGTTGAGACAAAGATGTTTCACTTTAAACCCTTAATGGGTTATGAAGTAATTCGAACCGACGAAaatccaatttcacaaaacaaacGAAAGTCATATAGGAAAAGAGGTGGATCGGATCAGATGAATGAGCAGAAGCTGGCAAGAAATCCCTAAGGAGGAGAATAATAATGAACCCACATGTGAGAAAAATAACTCCAAAAAAACCCACAAGGAACCCAGATGTGAGATACATCATACCTAGAAAcgttaaaaaatgaagaatactGACATAGTTTGTGCTCACATGAAAACATAGAGTAAATCAGCCACCAAACAAAGATACATTTAGAAATGACGTCATCGACGATGAGGCTTGAGGGTTAATTGTTAGGAAATAACAGGGCTagctgaagaagaaaaaaataaacacaatcaCAAACACAAGAATATAACGTGGAAACTCCAAAACCGAAGACAAAACTACGACCATTGTTCTCTAACCCCAATGCCCCAGTACACCCACACTCTCACAAAGCAAATATTTAACCTAAGTCAGATATAAGCTTAAAGTGCTACTGACTGGTGCatctaaaaacaaagaaactagATTCAATATATAGCCTTGGTCTTCACCTTGCTTCACTAAACTAAGCGATGTGGAATATAGTCACCAATAACTAATATTTTCTAACCTCCTTCTTTATTCAAGAAACTTGACAATCAAACCCAACATTAATAACACCACCACAAAGCCGTGGCTCTATCAGTAACAAGTGTTTTAAATTTTGGGTGGAGAGGATGGTAGTGGGCAGCGACAGTGAAGTGTGATAGTgtaaattaacttttaattaaatttaaaataatttttttattaaatttttataagtACGTTGATTCCCCGTGCTTAACACAAGTATCATACTACTTAGTTAGGCACAGATTATTTTACACTAATGAGTTGATACTTTGCATAATGTCTACGTAGCCCTTGTTAGGCACGGTTCAGATTAATGTACCTTGAGATTGCAAGTTTGAATCTACTTGGAGATATTCATATTTGAGTCAGCCTTTAGCATAGTAATGGTGATATGATTTTTTAACGAATTTAAATTTCCCTGGTGAATATTGGCTCCGTATTGTTTCTCCCTCttctaaataattaataataccAATTGCATAATCATATATCACACCATGTTTTAAAAGCTTTCTTGTTACAAACAACATTTTCCAACTGGAAACATTTTGGATTTTGACCTAGACAAATAACATTATTGGGAGACATTCTAATTAACATAGTTTTAGTTTTTCCTTCTTTAAAATTAACATTCCACTAGTTGGATATATAGCTAAAATCAGAGGGAAATAAGTGCTAACTAATTTTCACTTATACAGCCAATGTCATCTAGAAATTTGCTCAGATTCTTATTCGAAGACCCTCCTTCCTTCATAGCTTCACTAGCCAAACTCTTCCATTTCTTAGCATTCCTTCTAAGTTCCTCTCCTTTTTCTCCCTTCCCCATCACCACTTCCAAACACTTCATAATTTCCCCAGCTTTCACTATACCTGCTTCCTCATCACGTTCCACCCTCAACCCAGTCTTCCACAAATCTTCAATTAACTTTGCATTAGTAGTTTGATCTGTCCACTGGGGAAATGCTACCATAGGAACCCCTGAACCCAAACTTTCCAAAGTCGAATTCCATCCACAATGCGTCATAAAACAACCCAAAGAACGGTGCGACAAAACCTCCACCTGACTACACCATTTCACTATCTTCCCATTAACATTCCTCTCAAGTTCCTCTCTACAACTTAACTCATCACTATCACCCTCCTCTTCTTTTTGTTGCATAACTTTTTCATCTCTAATTACCCACAAGAAATAAAATCCAGAATCCAACAACGCACGTCCAATTTCCTCCATTTGTCTCTTGGACAAAATAGCAAGAGTACCAAATGAAACATAAACCACAGACGATTCATCCTTTGAATCCAACCATTCAAAGTAATTATCTTCTGATTCAACATCGACAACACCACCACCAGACGAAGTATCATTAGGATCTTTACCGCCCAAGAAAGCATATGGAATCAATGGTCCGATTGGTATCATTTTGATCTTACCAACATCAACGGCTTTTAGTGCCTCTAATTCAAACTCTTCAACGGTGTTAACAAGTACTGTAGGGTTGGTTTCTTCATCTAGAACTTGAATTTGTTCTTTGAAAGATCGAGTAGCG
It encodes:
- the LOC11438516 gene encoding phloretin 4'-O-glucosyltransferase; translated protein: MAQNHHFLIITYPLHGHINPALQFAKRLISFGAQVTFATTIYLHTGLINKPTIPGLSFATFSDGYDDGKNFESNEDFIAYRSELKCHCSEFLTNIILSGKQEGRPFTCLAYGIIIPWVAKVARELHLPSALLWIQAATVFDIYYYYFHEHGDYITNKSKDETCSISLPGLSFSLESRDLPSFLLSSNIYTIATRSFKEQIQVLDEETNPTVLVNTVEEFELEALKAVDVGKIKMIPIGPLIPYAFLGGKDPNDTSSGGGVVDVESEDNYFEWLDSKDESSVVYVSFGTLAILSKRQMEEIGRALLDSGFYFLWVIRDEKVMQQKEEEGDSDELSCREELERNVNGKIVKWCSQVEVLSHRSLGCFMTHCGWNSTLESLGSGVPMVAFPQWTDQTTNAKLIEDLWKTGLRVERDEEAGIVKAGEIMKCLEVVMGKGEKGEELRRNAKKWKSLASEAMKEGGSSNKNLSKFLDDIGCISEN